From one Catharus ustulatus isolate bCatUst1 chromosome 1, bCatUst1.pri.v2, whole genome shotgun sequence genomic stretch:
- the IRF4 gene encoding interferon regulatory factor 4, which produces MNLELGECGMNSVSCGNGKLRQWLIDQIDSGKYPGLVWENDEKSIFRIPWKHAGKQDYNREEDAALFKAWALFKGKFREGIDKPDPPTWKTRLRCALNKSNDFEELVERSQLDISDPYKVYRIVPEGAKKGAKQISMEEQPLMMNHPFPIASPYTALPSQVPNYMVPHERNWREFAPEQPHPDIPYQCASVPFASRGHHWQGPGCENGCQVTGTFYACAPPESQTPGIPIEPSIRSGEALALSDCRLHICLYYREILVKEVTTSSPEGCRISHGQSYEVSSLDQVIFPYPEDNGQRKNIEKLLSHLERGVILWMAPDGLYAKRLCQSRIYWDGPLALCSDRPNKLERDQTCKLFDTQQFLAELQAFAHHGRPLPRYQVALCFGEEFPDPQRQRKLITAHVEPMFARQLYYFAQQNSGHLLRGYDLPELVTSPEDYHRSIRHSSIQE; this is translated from the exons ATGAACTTGGAGCTGGGCGAGTGCGGGATGAACTCAGTGAGCTGTGGCAATGGGAAGCTCCGCCAGTGGCTGATCGACCAGATAGACAGCGGCAAGTACCCCGGGCTGGTGTGGGAGAACGACGAGAAGAGCATCTTCCGCATCCCCTGGAAGCACGCTGGCAAGCAGGACTACAACCGGGAGGAGGATGCCGCCCTCTTCAAG GCTTGGgctctttttaaaggaaagttCAGAGAGGGCATTGATAAACCAGATCCCCCTACCTGGAAGACAAGATTAAGGTGTGCTTTGAACAAGAGCAATGACTTTGAAGAACTGGTGGAGAGAAGCCAGCTGGACATCTCAGATCCCTATAAAGTGTACAGAATAGTGCCAGAAGGAGCGAAAAAAG GTGCAAAACAGATCAGCATGGAGGAACAGCCATTAATGATGAACCATCCCTTTCCAATAGCATCTCCTTACACTGCACTACCATCCCAG GTACCGAACTACATGGTGCCCCATGAACGGAACTGGAGGGAGTTTGCCCCGGAGCAGCCGCATCCTGACATTCCCTACCAGTGCGCCAGCGTCCCCTTTGCCTCTCGCGGTCATCACTGGCAAGGGCCCGGCTGTGAAAATG GTTGTCAGGTGACAGGAACCTTTTATGCTTGTGCTCCTCCTGAGTCCCAGACTCCTGGCATCCCGATTGAGCCAAGCATAAGGTCTGGTGAAGCCCTCGCTCTGTCAG ACTGCCGACTCCACATCTGCTTATATTACCGTGAAATACTGGTGAAGGAGGTGACAACTTCCAGTCCTGAAGGCTGTCGGATATCCCATGGCCAAAGCTACGAGGTCAGCAGCCTGGACCAAGTTATCTTCCCTTATCCAGAGGATAATGGCCAGAGGAAGAACATAGAAAAATTACTGAGCCACCTGGAACGAGGAGTAATTCTTTGGATGGCACCTGATGGCCTCTACGCTAAGAGACTTTGCCAAAGCAGGATCTACTGGGATGGGCCCCTGGCGCTCTGCAGTGACCGACCCAACAAGCTGGAGCGGGACCAGACGTGCAAGCTCTTCGATACTCAGCAGTTTTTGGCAG AGCTGCAAGCCTTTGCTCACCATGGACGTCCGCTGCCAAGGTACCAGGTCGCTCTGTGCTTTGGGGAGGAATTTCCAGATCCACAGAGGCAGAGGAAACTAATTACAGCCCAT GTTGAACCAATGTTTGCCAGGCAGCTGTATTACTTTGCTCAACAAAACAGTGGACATCTGCTGAGAGGCTATGATTTACCAGAACTTGTGACTAGTCCAGAGGATTATCACAGATCTATTCGCCATTCCTCTATTCAAGAGTAA